A window of Panicum virgatum strain AP13 chromosome 8K, P.virgatum_v5, whole genome shotgun sequence contains these coding sequences:
- the LOC120645392 gene encoding uncharacterized protein LOC120645392: protein MQRGCTCGAGGEVPAEELHAPLLDLERRRGQDHTVAPAMTAAAMTESVRAALLDAQEVEIEKAAWKGMKCVFRGLIALLWVYLIDLMRRYVATHSVEELVFTICPLGACGGRGPSRPGLARAAAGAPSDLSGGPAWSRSPASPCPSPSRPPRASSLPAKAARPPCGAGSAAKPLHHAVAAFTPPCGAGAAVKALHHAQALVGPHCAAPSPAPSCSTVVRAAGRRRFRGRHDLQAMEKEAMPLVNKFKLDEAPARESILAACAGGALVLPDVFSFGWGNLHALAMETFLTQVTAGPEVVVTLAACAAQRALMAFLWFPILPFTLLFFLWRWLLVM, encoded by the exons ATGCAGCGCGGCTGCACTTGCGGCGCAGGCGGTGAGGTCCCCGCGGAGGAGCTTCACGCGCCGCTGCTTGACCTCGAGAGACGACGTGGCCAGGACCACACCGTGGCGCcagcgatgacggccgccgccatgacGGAGTCCGTCAGGGCTGCCTTGTTGGATGCCCAGGAAGTGGAGATCGAGAAGGCCGCCTGGAAGggcatgaagtgtgttttccgG GGATTGATTGCCTTGCTGTGGGTATATTTGATCGACTTAATGAGAAGATACGTGGCCACCCACAGTGTAGAAGAATTAGTTTTCACTATATGTCCTTTGG GGGCATGCGGCGGCCGGGGCCCTTCGCGACCGGGCCTGGCGCGAGCGGCAGCCGGGGCCCCTTCCGACCTCTCGGGTGGTCCGGCCTGGTCCCGCTCTCCGGCTTCTCCTTGTCCTTCGCCGTCAAGGCCACCGCGGGCAAGCTCCCTCCCGGCGAAGGCGGCGCGGCCCCCCTGCGGCGCAGGCTCGGCGGCCAAGCCGCTCCACCACGCGGTCGCGGCCTTCACGCCCCcctgcggcgcgggcgcggcggtcaAGGCGCTCCACCACGCGCAGGCGCTGGTTGGCCCGCACtgcgcggcgccgtcgccggcaccCTCCTGCTCCACCGTCGTCCGAgcagcgggccgccgccgcttccgggGCCGACACGATCTCCAAG CGATGGAGAAGGAGGCGATGCCGCTCGTCAACAAGTTCAAGCTCGACGAGGCGCCCGCCCGTGAATCCAT TCTTGCTGCCTGTGCAGGAGGGGCACTTGTACTGCCTGATGTGTTCAGCTTTGGCTGGGGTAATCTTCATGCACTTGCCATGGAAACATTTCTCACACAGGTCACAGCAGGTCCAGAAGTCGTCGTAACTTTGGCTGCATGCGCCGCACAGCGCGCTCTCATGGCCTTCCTGTGGTTCCCCATCCTCCCCTTcactctcctcttcttcctttggAGGTGGCTACTTGTCATGTAA
- the LOC120643840 gene encoding uncharacterized protein LOC120643840 isoform X3, translated as MADLQGQPAPAPATAPQPRGEQALPACPGEHVRVRRLCGGVPVQPRQTGRAPPSSWARWGSWRAGRTRSGRPQPWAATPFRTWPVSTADFNEGKEATGDSLRADLIRHEAFKKEFTFVERLQESAAMIANYPARGLSLLKGFQGVIYQNWRRGN; from the exons ATGGCAGATCTCCAAGGACAACCTGCTCCCGCACCCGCTACCGCGCCCCAGCCGCGAGGAGAACAAGCCCTTCCTGCTTGTCCAG GTGAGCATGTTAGGGTGCGGCGGCTTTGTGGTGGGGTTCCGGTTCAGCCACGGCAGACTGGCCGGGCGCCGCCGAGTTCATGGGCACGGTGGGGGAGCTGGCGTGCGGGGCGGACAAGATCTGGCCGCCCCCAACCATGGGCCGCGACGCCATTCCGGACCTGGCCGGTGAGCACAGCGGATTTCAACGAAGGGAAGGAAGCAACCGGCGATTCGCTCCGAGCCGATCTGATTCGCCATGAAGCCTTCAAGAAGGAATTCACCTTTG TTGAGAGGCTCCAGGAATCCGCCGCCATGATCGCCAACTATCCCGCCAGGGGCCT GTCATTGTTGAAAGGTTTTCAAGGAGTAATTTACCAGAATTGGAGAAGAGGAA ATTGA
- the LOC120643840 gene encoding uncharacterized protein LOC120643840 isoform X2 yields MADLQGQPAPAPATAPQPRGEQALPACPGEHVRVRRLCGGVPVQPRQTGRAPPSSWARWGSWRAGRTRSGRPQPWAATPFRTWPVSTADFNEGKEATGDSLRADLIRHEAFKKEFTFVERLQESAAMIANYPARGLSLLKGFQGVIYQNWRRGTSFWAACGGGGAAVGPVCAV; encoded by the exons ATGGCAGATCTCCAAGGACAACCTGCTCCCGCACCCGCTACCGCGCCCCAGCCGCGAGGAGAACAAGCCCTTCCTGCTTGTCCAG GTGAGCATGTTAGGGTGCGGCGGCTTTGTGGTGGGGTTCCGGTTCAGCCACGGCAGACTGGCCGGGCGCCGCCGAGTTCATGGGCACGGTGGGGGAGCTGGCGTGCGGGGCGGACAAGATCTGGCCGCCCCCAACCATGGGCCGCGACGCCATTCCGGACCTGGCCGGTGAGCACAGCGGATTTCAACGAAGGGAAGGAAGCAACCGGCGATTCGCTCCGAGCCGATCTGATTCGCCATGAAGCCTTCAAGAAGGAATTCACCTTTG TTGAGAGGCTCCAGGAATCCGCCGCCATGATCGCCAACTATCCCGCCAGGGGCCT GTCATTGTTGAAAGGTTTTCAAGGAGTAATTTACCAGAATTGGAGAAGAGGAA CAAGCTTTTGGGCTGcctgcggtggtggcggtgctgcTGTCGGACCCGTTTGTGCAGTTTGA
- the LOC120643840 gene encoding uncharacterized protein LOC120643840 isoform X1, translating into MADLQGQPAPAPATAPQPRGEQALPACPGEHVRVRRLCGGVPVQPRQTGRAPPSSWARWGSWRAGRTRSGRPQPWAATPFRTWPVSTADFNEGKEATGDSLRADLIRHEAFKKEFTFVERLQESAAMIANYPARGLSLLKGFQGVIYQNWRRGIIQLGGEAASFWAACGGGGAAVGPVCAV; encoded by the exons ATGGCAGATCTCCAAGGACAACCTGCTCCCGCACCCGCTACCGCGCCCCAGCCGCGAGGAGAACAAGCCCTTCCTGCTTGTCCAG GTGAGCATGTTAGGGTGCGGCGGCTTTGTGGTGGGGTTCCGGTTCAGCCACGGCAGACTGGCCGGGCGCCGCCGAGTTCATGGGCACGGTGGGGGAGCTGGCGTGCGGGGCGGACAAGATCTGGCCGCCCCCAACCATGGGCCGCGACGCCATTCCGGACCTGGCCGGTGAGCACAGCGGATTTCAACGAAGGGAAGGAAGCAACCGGCGATTCGCTCCGAGCCGATCTGATTCGCCATGAAGCCTTCAAGAAGGAATTCACCTTTG TTGAGAGGCTCCAGGAATCCGCCGCCATGATCGCCAACTATCCCGCCAGGGGCCT GTCATTGTTGAAAGGTTTTCAAGGAGTAATTTACCAGAATTGGAGAAGAGGAA TAATACAACTTGGTGGGGAAGCAGCAAGCTTTTGGGCTGcctgcggtggtggcggtgctgcTGTCGGACCCGTTTGTGCAGTTTGA